Proteins from a single region of Chromobacterium sp. ATCC 53434:
- a CDS encoding DUF1697 domain-containing protein translates to MEPCVALIRGINVGKAKRVAMAELRQMAAGLGAEAVATLLNSGNLVCRHHSAPLLAEGLEAAIARDCGFSARVLALAGAALDDIVAANPYAGLADDPARLLLAFPLETAALAGCAAVEYDRAGPERLHIGAGAAYLWCAAGLMDSPLAADFTRRLGERFTVRNWATVLKLQQALPR, encoded by the coding sequence ATGGAGCCGTGTGTCGCGCTGATTCGCGGTATCAACGTCGGCAAGGCCAAGCGCGTCGCGATGGCCGAGCTGCGCCAGATGGCGGCCGGGCTCGGCGCCGAAGCGGTCGCCACCTTGCTGAACAGCGGCAATCTGGTCTGTCGCCACCACTCGGCGCCTTTGCTGGCCGAGGGCCTGGAGGCCGCCATCGCCCGCGACTGCGGCTTTTCCGCCCGGGTGTTGGCGCTGGCCGGCGCCGCGCTCGACGACATCGTCGCCGCCAATCCCTACGCCGGCCTGGCCGACGACCCGGCCCGGCTGCTGCTGGCGTTTCCGCTGGAAACCGCCGCGCTGGCCGGCTGTGCCGCCGTCGAATACGACCGCGCCGGACCGGAACGGCTGCACATCGGCGCCGGCGCGGCCTATCTGTGGTGCGCGGCCGGCCTGATGGACAGTCCGCTGGCCGCCGACTTCACCCGCCGGCTGGGCGAGCGCTTCACCGTCCGCAACTGGGCTACCGTGCTGAAACTGCAACAGGCGCTGCCGCGATGA
- a CDS encoding MarR family winged helix-turn-helix transcriptional regulator has product MTERNLLQQLGRSTRAMYGAFESRVGHPLPRWRILTALEELQPASQKQLACHLQMDPGALTRQLKQLEAERLVRRDTDPADNRQTLVTLDQTGTELLRQAAPQRQAFFRQALADIDARQLETALQVLRQLEQRFRDMAADPD; this is encoded by the coding sequence ATGACTGAGCGCAATCTGCTGCAACAGCTCGGCCGCAGCACCCGTGCGATGTACGGCGCCTTCGAGAGCCGGGTCGGCCACCCGCTGCCGCGCTGGCGCATCCTGACGGCGCTGGAGGAGTTGCAGCCGGCCAGCCAGAAACAACTGGCCTGCCACCTGCAGATGGACCCGGGCGCGCTGACCCGGCAACTGAAGCAACTGGAGGCGGAACGGTTGGTGCGGCGCGATACCGACCCGGCCGACAACCGGCAGACGCTGGTGACGCTGGACCAGACCGGAACCGAGCTGCTGCGCCAGGCGGCGCCGCAACGGCAGGCCTTCTTCCGCCAGGCGCTGGCGGACATCGACGCGCGGCAGCTGGAAACCGCGCTGCAGGTGCTGCGTCAGCTGGAACAGCGTTTCCGCGACATGGCGGCCGACCCGGACTAG
- a CDS encoding isopenicillin N synthase family oxygenase, giving the protein MNVRVVDYRAPDAAEQFTRSLHETGFGVLTNHPIPQDLVEKIYADWLGFFNSDEKLDYAFSVEKQDGWFSPEVSETAKGAALKDIKEYFHVYPWGRVPPQLKADAERYYGIANQLARELLSWVQQYTPAAIAANYREPLSHMIEDSQQTLLRVLRYPPLTGEEPAGSLRAAAHGDINLLTILPAANEPGLQVQGKDGEWLDVPCDFGTLVVNIGDMLQEASAGYYPSTQHRVVNPSGDGAKKSRISLPLFLHPRPEVTLSDRYSAGAYLDERLRELGVKM; this is encoded by the coding sequence ATGAACGTCAGAGTTGTCGATTACCGCGCCCCGGACGCCGCGGAACAGTTCACCCGTTCTCTGCACGAAACCGGCTTCGGCGTGCTGACCAACCACCCGATTCCGCAAGACCTGGTCGAAAAGATCTACGCCGACTGGCTGGGCTTCTTCAACAGCGACGAAAAGCTCGACTACGCCTTCTCGGTGGAGAAGCAGGACGGCTGGTTTTCGCCGGAAGTGTCGGAAACCGCCAAGGGCGCCGCGCTGAAGGACATCAAGGAATACTTCCACGTCTATCCGTGGGGCCGCGTGCCGCCGCAACTGAAGGCCGACGCCGAGCGCTACTACGGCATCGCCAACCAGCTGGCGCGCGAACTGCTGTCCTGGGTGCAGCAGTACACGCCGGCCGCCATCGCCGCCAATTACCGCGAGCCGCTGTCGCACATGATAGAAGACAGCCAGCAGACGCTGCTGCGCGTGCTGCGCTACCCGCCGCTGACCGGCGAGGAGCCGGCCGGCTCGCTGCGCGCCGCGGCCCATGGCGACATCAATCTGCTGACCATCCTGCCGGCCGCCAACGAGCCGGGCCTGCAGGTGCAGGGCAAGGACGGCGAGTGGCTGGACGTGCCCTGTGATTTCGGCACCCTGGTGGTCAATATCGGCGACATGCTGCAAGAAGCGTCCGCCGGCTACTATCCGTCCACCCAGCACCGCGTGGTCAATCCCAGCGGCGACGGCGCGAAGAAGAGCCGCATCTCGCTGCCGCTGTTCCTGCATCCGCGTCCGGAAGTGACGCTGTCCGACCGCTACAGCGCCGGCGCCTATCTGGACGAGCGCCTGCGCGAGCTGGGCGTGAAAATGTAA
- a CDS encoding uroporphyrinogen-III C-methyltransferase, protein MSESQIHEAIPAAAPRKRPTFAFLLAAAALGVAGWQFYSTQQQLESMRQELARRLSEGSGAGKEQRAIAEQALVATRATDGKLALVEARVNEAAGQYATLNGMYQELTKNRSDWLLSEIEHTLAIASQQLQLAGNVSAAVSALEMVDARLSKFDRPQLIGVKKAVASDLEKLKALPYLDTVGLTVKIDRLMLGVDALPLAVDSHRLGSARTATPAAAPANLPWWERLSYEISQSLGELIHIRRMDKPEALLLSPEQAFFLRENLKMRLLDARLALLQRDGKTYAADVAAARSYVQRYFDRDAAAATQWLTTLGELEGAPLDISLPDMAASLKAVRDAQGNSGE, encoded by the coding sequence ATGAGCGAATCCCAGATCCACGAAGCCATCCCGGCCGCCGCGCCCCGCAAGCGCCCGACCTTCGCCTTCCTGTTGGCCGCCGCCGCTCTGGGCGTGGCCGGCTGGCAGTTCTACAGCACCCAGCAGCAGCTGGAGTCGATGCGCCAGGAACTGGCGCGCCGGCTGTCCGAGGGCAGCGGCGCCGGCAAGGAGCAGCGCGCCATCGCCGAACAGGCGCTGGTGGCGACGCGCGCCACCGACGGCAAGCTGGCCCTGGTCGAAGCCCGCGTCAACGAAGCGGCCGGCCAGTACGCCACGCTGAACGGCATGTACCAGGAGCTGACCAAGAATCGCAGCGACTGGCTGTTGTCGGAAATCGAGCACACGCTGGCCATCGCCAGCCAGCAGCTGCAGCTGGCCGGCAATGTCAGCGCCGCGGTGTCGGCGCTGGAAATGGTCGACGCGCGGCTGTCCAAGTTCGACCGCCCGCAGCTGATCGGCGTCAAGAAGGCGGTCGCCTCCGATCTGGAAAAACTGAAGGCGCTGCCTTATCTGGACACCGTCGGCCTGACCGTCAAGATCGACCGGCTGATGCTGGGCGTGGACGCGCTGCCGCTGGCGGTGGACTCGCACCGGCTGGGCAGCGCGCGGACGGCAACGCCGGCGGCCGCGCCCGCCAACTTGCCGTGGTGGGAACGCCTGAGCTACGAAATCAGCCAGAGCCTGGGCGAACTGATCCATATCCGCCGGATGGACAAGCCGGAAGCGCTGCTGCTGTCGCCGGAGCAGGCTTTCTTCCTGCGCGAAAACTTGAAGATGCGCTTGCTGGACGCCCGTCTGGCGCTGTTGCAGCGCGACGGCAAGACCTACGCCGCCGACGTCGCCGCCGCGCGCAGCTACGTGCAGCGCTACTTCGACCGCGACGCCGCCGCCGCCACCCAGTGGCTGACGACGCTGGGCGAACTGGAAGGCGCGCCATTGGACATCAGCCTGCCCGACATGGCCGCCAGCCTGAAGGCGGTGCGCGATGCCCAGGGCAATAGCGGGGAGTAA
- the hemC gene encoding hydroxymethylbilane synthase — MDKIVIASRESRLAMWQAEHIQARLQALYPHLTVDILGMTTQGDQILDKTLSKIGGKGLFVKELEQALLDGRADLAVHSLKDVPMTLPDGFALTAVCEREDPRDAFVSNHYQSLSELPASSVVGTSSLRREAQLRARFPQLAVKPLRGNVQTRLKKLDDGEFDAIILAAAGLKRLGLAERIRSELAPSESLPAAGQGALGIEIRADRADLAALLAPLNDPATRACTAAERALARELGGSCQVPLGAFATLADGALTLGGLVAHPDGSTVLTASASGPADYAEALGRAVAKQLIDAGARPLIDAVLAEPR; from the coding sequence ATGGACAAGATCGTCATCGCCAGCCGCGAAAGCCGGCTGGCCATGTGGCAGGCCGAGCACATCCAGGCTCGGCTGCAAGCGTTGTACCCGCACCTGACGGTGGACATCCTCGGCATGACCACCCAGGGCGACCAGATTCTGGATAAGACCCTGTCGAAGATCGGCGGCAAGGGCCTGTTCGTCAAGGAACTGGAACAGGCGCTGCTGGACGGCCGCGCCGACCTGGCGGTGCACTCGCTGAAAGACGTGCCGATGACGCTGCCGGACGGCTTCGCGCTGACGGCGGTGTGCGAACGCGAGGACCCCCGCGACGCCTTCGTCTCCAATCATTACCAGAGTCTTTCCGAGCTGCCCGCCAGCAGCGTGGTCGGCACCTCCAGCCTGCGCCGCGAGGCGCAGCTGCGCGCCCGCTTCCCGCAGCTGGCGGTCAAGCCGCTGCGCGGCAATGTGCAGACCCGGCTGAAAAAACTGGACGACGGCGAGTTCGACGCCATCATCCTGGCCGCCGCCGGCCTGAAGCGCCTGGGCCTGGCCGAGCGCATCCGAAGCGAGCTGGCGCCGTCGGAAAGCCTGCCGGCCGCCGGCCAGGGCGCGCTGGGCATCGAGATCCGCGCCGATCGCGCCGATCTCGCCGCGCTGCTGGCGCCGCTGAACGATCCGGCCACCCGCGCCTGTACCGCCGCCGAGCGCGCGCTGGCCCGCGAACTGGGCGGCAGCTGCCAGGTGCCGCTGGGCGCCTTCGCCACGCTGGCCGACGGCGCGTTGACGCTGGGCGGCCTGGTCGCCCATCCGGACGGCTCGACGGTGCTGACCGCCAGCGCCAGCGGCCCGGCCGACTACGCCGAGGCGCTGGGCCGCGCGGTGGCCAAGCAACTGATCGACGCCGGCGCCCGCCCGCTGATAGACGCGGTGCTGGCCGAGCCGCGCTGA
- the gcvA gene encoding transcriptional regulator GcvA gives MKLPPLNALRVFVVAAEHLSFTRAAAALSLTQGAISRHVQTLEEYYGATLFTRQARGLALTAEGEALLKPAREAFQLLNEASEALRLRQSDLRVRMPPTPAMRWVLPNLADFQARHPEYTLHLLTQLIHNKPFNRAEYDLAVVGLSSPEAAPDLRLECICREKLIPVCSPSLLAGKHPLHTPQDLQHHTLLHPWRDQNTWKRWLKLAGVNGVNPESGVTFDALEYALHAAVAGMGVTLAQASMVTQDLDSGRLVIPFDTVLETEWAYYLVYPHELAELPKVRAFRDWLVHTVAHSEEASWLARQGY, from the coding sequence ATGAAGCTGCCTCCGCTGAATGCCCTGCGCGTATTCGTCGTTGCCGCCGAACACCTGTCGTTCACCCGCGCCGCCGCCGCGCTCAGCCTGACCCAAGGCGCAATCAGCCGCCACGTCCAAACCCTGGAAGAATATTACGGCGCCACCCTGTTCACCCGCCAGGCCCGCGGCCTGGCTTTGACCGCCGAAGGCGAGGCCTTGCTGAAGCCGGCGCGCGAGGCATTCCAATTGCTCAATGAGGCCAGCGAGGCGCTCAGACTGCGCCAGAGCGACCTGCGGGTGCGGATGCCGCCGACGCCGGCGATGCGCTGGGTGCTGCCCAATCTGGCCGACTTCCAGGCGCGCCATCCCGAATACACCTTGCACCTGCTGACGCAGCTGATCCACAACAAACCGTTCAATCGCGCCGAGTACGACCTCGCCGTCGTCGGCCTGTCCAGCCCGGAGGCCGCGCCCGACCTGCGGCTGGAATGCATCTGCCGCGAGAAGCTGATTCCGGTGTGCTCGCCCAGCCTGCTGGCCGGCAAGCATCCGCTGCACACGCCGCAGGACCTGCAACACCACACTTTGTTGCATCCGTGGCGCGATCAGAACACCTGGAAGCGCTGGCTGAAGCTGGCCGGCGTCAACGGCGTCAATCCGGAGAGCGGCGTCACCTTCGACGCGCTGGAATACGCGCTGCACGCGGCGGTGGCCGGCATGGGCGTGACGCTGGCCCAGGCCTCGATGGTGACGCAGGATCTGGACAGCGGCCGGCTGGTGATCCCATTCGACACCGTGCTGGAAACCGAGTGGGCCTACTATCTGGTCTATCCGCACGAGCTGGCCGAGCTGCCCAAGGTCCGCGCCTTCCGCGACTGGCTGGTGCATACCGTCGCCCACAGCGAGGAAGCCAGCTGGCTGGCGCGCCAGGGCTACTGA
- a CDS encoding heme biosynthesis HemY N-terminal domain-containing protein yields the protein MKFALWITGLFALAVLVGLASTLNTGYAILFLPPYRMEVSFNLMIVLVVALIVATHVALRLIALAADLPRQVQRFQRQKKLKAARHALREAGIAFFEGRYQRAEREAAKALNDEYAPENRALALLIAARAAGSAGAGDKRDVYLNQLDSLPERLQLARHMLDAELKLENKDALGALGAIERVRALSPNLTNALRLELKVRLLQKQPEAILTLTEKLLKADALEPEQARRYRLAAYQQQLTGLLGEREVRDWLRRIPEVERANPQLLQQVVAHLIRLQQYDYAATLLAGALAGDETELPELARELGQLASHLSVEKRLELLKNAENWLKQRPRDHWLLLALGRLAQTQQLWGKAQSYLEASVSIQPTLCAHAELARLFEATGKEEQSQQHYRKSLELALSQGC from the coding sequence GTGAAATTCGCATTGTGGATTACCGGCCTGTTCGCGCTGGCCGTGCTGGTGGGGCTGGCCTCCACCCTGAACACCGGCTACGCCATCCTGTTCCTGCCGCCGTACCGGATGGAAGTGTCGTTCAATCTGATGATCGTGCTGGTGGTGGCGCTGATCGTCGCCACCCACGTCGCTCTGAGACTGATCGCGCTGGCCGCCGATCTGCCGCGCCAGGTGCAGCGCTTCCAGCGCCAGAAGAAGCTGAAGGCGGCCCGCCACGCGCTGCGCGAAGCCGGCATCGCCTTCTTCGAGGGCCGCTACCAGCGCGCCGAGCGCGAAGCGGCCAAGGCCCTGAACGACGAGTACGCGCCGGAAAACCGCGCGCTGGCGCTGCTGATCGCCGCCCGCGCCGCCGGTTCGGCCGGCGCCGGCGACAAGCGCGACGTCTACCTGAACCAGCTGGATTCGCTGCCGGAACGGCTGCAGCTGGCGCGCCACATGCTGGACGCCGAGCTGAAACTGGAGAACAAGGACGCGCTGGGCGCGCTGGGCGCGATCGAACGCGTGCGCGCGCTGTCGCCCAATCTGACCAACGCGCTGCGGCTGGAGTTGAAGGTGCGGCTGCTGCAGAAACAGCCGGAGGCCATCCTGACGCTGACCGAGAAGCTGTTGAAGGCCGACGCGCTGGAGCCGGAACAGGCGCGCCGCTACCGGCTGGCCGCCTACCAGCAGCAGCTGACCGGCCTGCTCGGCGAACGCGAGGTGCGCGACTGGCTGCGCCGCATTCCCGAGGTCGAGCGCGCCAATCCTCAGCTGCTGCAGCAGGTGGTCGCCCATCTGATCCGCCTGCAGCAGTACGACTACGCCGCCACATTGCTGGCCGGCGCGCTGGCCGGCGACGAGACCGAGCTGCCGGAACTGGCGCGCGAGCTGGGCCAGCTGGCCAGCCATCTGAGCGTGGAAAAGCGCCTGGAGCTGCTGAAGAATGCCGAGAACTGGCTGAAACAGCGGCCGCGCGACCACTGGCTGTTGCTGGCGCTGGGCCGACTGGCGCAGACGCAGCAGTTGTGGGGCAAGGCGCAAAGCTATCTGGAGGCCAGCGTGTCCATCCAGCCGACGCTGTGCGCCCACGCGGAGCTGGCGCGGCTGTTCGAGGCCACCGGCAAGGAAGAGCAATCGCAGCAGCACTATCGCAAGAGCCTGGAATTGGCGCTGAGCCAGGGCTGCTGA
- a CDS encoding uroporphyrinogen-III synthase, whose translation MKRILAARPLAQCADLLDRLRAEGWRAEHLPLMEIAPQAGALDALPALAAAADALFWVSPSAIDISWPALAGADLAGKRLACVGAASADKLARLAGWPVLHPASGSDSEALLALPELADVSGQRWLIVRGLGGRALLADTLAARGALVGVAEVYRRLDGAPDWTAFDASPPDAVIVSSSEMVEQLFRLAGPRRTGALQCLLYCVPHPRIAERLAALGAARVVTTRADDASLVAGLKEWFRRHP comes from the coding sequence ATGAAACGCATCCTGGCCGCCCGCCCGCTGGCGCAATGCGCCGACCTGCTCGATCGTCTGCGCGCCGAAGGCTGGCGGGCCGAACACTTGCCCTTGATGGAGATCGCGCCACAGGCCGGCGCGCTGGATGCGCTGCCGGCGCTGGCCGCCGCGGCCGACGCGCTGTTCTGGGTCAGCCCCAGCGCGATAGACATAAGCTGGCCGGCGCTGGCCGGCGCCGATCTCGCCGGCAAGCGGCTGGCCTGCGTCGGCGCGGCCAGCGCCGACAAGCTGGCGCGACTGGCCGGCTGGCCAGTGTTGCATCCCGCCTCGGGCAGCGACAGCGAGGCGCTGCTGGCCTTGCCGGAGCTGGCCGATGTCTCGGGCCAGCGCTGGCTGATCGTCCGCGGCCTGGGCGGCCGCGCGCTGCTGGCGGACACGCTGGCGGCGCGCGGCGCCCTGGTCGGCGTCGCCGAAGTCTACCGCCGCCTCGACGGCGCGCCGGACTGGACCGCCTTCGACGCCTCGCCGCCCGATGCCGTCATCGTTTCCTCAAGCGAAATGGTAGAGCAATTGTTCCGACTGGCTGGCCCGCGCCGGACTGGGGCGCTACAATGCCTGCTGTACTGTGTGCCGCATCCGCGCATAGCCGAGCGCCTGGCCGCTCTCGGCGCGGCACGCGTCGTGACAACCCGGGCCGACGACGCCTCCCTTGTCGCCGGCCTCAAAGAATGGTTCCGTCGTCACCCATGA
- a CDS encoding MASE1 domain-containing protein translates to MRGILPSFPAPPDWLANLLVAAAYCLAAWGGEKLLVLELGMDSVMWPQPGLALAALLLLGWRVWPGVLLGALLIEGRRWQPELGGLHWMLPAAGAALAVLAQTLIGAWLVRRHIGRRNPMDGFSDCLAFCVIVAAATLLGSLIAVGALFLAEQLPQKQLVSRFCLWWLCSASGTLLFGSACLAFHRHGLPRQGREAWYEMLAYFGMVALLTASIFVWWHPTLDTTYPLDMLVLPLVSWAAFRFTPREVVLALLLIVWLALWGTRHGGGPYLGYSAYSTLIVLQTYAGILTVVSLCVGALMSEQRQVKLELRLQREQLEQQVRIRTLALEQSHAEVLALSRVDPVTGIANRRSFEESLDGEWRRARRLGAPLGVLMIDIDHFKLYNDHYGHVSGDYCLREVAQAIRSSVRRPQDLVARYGGEEIVCLLPDTSEDGVGVVGEAVLAAVRELQLPHAGSALAAIVTISIGGAAILPREAHDSRQLIEAADRELYRAKQQGRNRMAVAHGDSGAAAATS, encoded by the coding sequence ATGCGCGGCATCCTACCCAGTTTTCCGGCTCCGCCCGACTGGCTGGCCAATCTGCTGGTCGCGGCGGCCTACTGCCTGGCGGCATGGGGAGGCGAAAAGCTGCTGGTGCTGGAATTGGGCATGGACAGCGTGATGTGGCCGCAGCCGGGCCTGGCGCTGGCCGCGCTATTGCTGCTGGGATGGCGGGTGTGGCCGGGCGTGCTGTTGGGCGCCTTGCTGATCGAGGGCCGGCGCTGGCAGCCCGAGCTGGGCGGCCTGCACTGGATGCTGCCGGCCGCCGGCGCGGCGCTGGCGGTGCTGGCGCAGACGCTGATCGGCGCCTGGCTGGTGCGGCGCCATATCGGCCGCCGCAATCCGATGGACGGTTTCAGCGACTGCCTGGCGTTTTGCGTGATCGTGGCGGCGGCGACGCTATTGGGCAGCCTGATCGCCGTCGGCGCGCTGTTCCTGGCCGAACAACTGCCGCAAAAACAGCTGGTGTCGAGGTTCTGCCTGTGGTGGTTGTGCAGCGCCAGCGGCACCTTGCTGTTCGGCAGCGCCTGTCTGGCTTTCCACCGCCATGGCCTGCCGCGGCAGGGGCGGGAAGCCTGGTACGAGATGCTGGCCTACTTCGGCATGGTGGCGCTGCTGACCGCCAGCATCTTCGTCTGGTGGCACCCGACGCTGGACACCACCTATCCGCTGGACATGCTGGTGCTGCCGCTGGTGTCCTGGGCGGCCTTCCGCTTCACCCCGCGCGAGGTGGTGCTGGCGCTGCTGCTGATCGTGTGGCTGGCCTTGTGGGGCACGCGCCATGGCGGCGGCCCCTATCTGGGCTATTCCGCCTACAGCACGCTGATCGTCCTGCAAACCTACGCCGGCATCCTGACCGTGGTGTCGCTGTGCGTCGGCGCGCTGATGAGCGAGCAGCGACAGGTGAAACTGGAGCTGAGGCTGCAGCGGGAGCAGCTGGAACAGCAGGTGCGCATCCGCACGCTGGCGCTGGAGCAGTCGCATGCCGAGGTGTTGGCGCTGTCGCGGGTCGATCCGGTCACCGGCATCGCCAACCGGCGCAGTTTCGAGGAGAGCCTGGATGGCGAATGGCGCCGGGCGCGCCGCCTGGGCGCGCCGCTGGGCGTGCTGATGATAGATATCGACCACTTCAAGCTTTACAACGACCACTACGGCCATGTCAGCGGCGACTACTGCCTGCGCGAGGTGGCGCAGGCGATACGCAGCAGCGTGCGCAGGCCGCAGGACCTGGTGGCGCGCTACGGCGGCGAGGAGATCGTCTGTCTGCTGCCGGACACCAGCGAGGACGGCGTCGGCGTCGTCGGCGAAGCGGTGCTGGCGGCGGTGCGCGAGCTGCAGCTGCCGCATGCCGGTTCGGCGCTGGCCGCCATCGTCACCATCAGCATAGGCGGCGCCGCCATCCTGCCGCGCGAGGCGCACGACAGCCGCCAGCTGATCGAGGCCGCCGACCGCGAGTTGTACCGCGCCAAGCAGCAGGGACGCAACCGGATGGCGGTCGCCCATGGCGACTCCGGCGCCGCCGCGGCCACCAGCTAG
- the cysE gene encoding serine O-acetyltransferase, with amino-acid sequence MNSPLVDPLWSAIRDETLAAVEDEPLLASFLHMTVLRHATLEDVLAFHLSSKLASPVMDPRAMFELFREAFQADPGLSAAMRADIRASYERDPACDRYSTPLLYFKGFHAIQSQRITHWLWRQGRATLALFLQNRISEVTGADIHPAARIGHGVMLDHGTGLVVGETAVIGNNVSILHGVTLGGSGKERGDRHPKIGDGVMLGAGSSVLGNIRVGDCAKVGAGSVVLEDVPPHATVAGVPARVVAQACPGTPALDMDQRV; translated from the coding sequence ATGAATTCCCCCCTGGTTGATCCGCTGTGGTCGGCCATCCGCGACGAGACGCTGGCGGCGGTCGAAGATGAGCCGTTGCTGGCCAGCTTTCTGCACATGACGGTATTGCGCCACGCCACGCTGGAAGACGTGCTGGCCTTCCATCTGTCGAGCAAGCTCGCCAGTCCGGTGATGGACCCGCGCGCAATGTTCGAGCTGTTCCGCGAGGCCTTCCAGGCCGATCCCGGCCTCAGCGCGGCGATGCGCGCCGACATCCGCGCCAGCTACGAGCGCGATCCGGCCTGCGACCGCTATTCGACGCCGCTGCTGTACTTCAAGGGCTTCCACGCGATACAGAGCCAGCGCATCACGCACTGGCTGTGGCGGCAGGGCCGAGCGACGCTGGCGCTGTTCCTGCAGAACCGCATTTCCGAAGTGACCGGCGCCGACATCCATCCGGCGGCGCGCATCGGCCACGGCGTGATGCTGGACCACGGCACCGGCCTGGTGGTCGGAGAGACGGCCGTCATCGGCAACAATGTGTCCATCCTGCACGGCGTGACGCTGGGCGGCTCCGGCAAGGAGCGCGGCGACCGCCATCCGAAGATAGGCGACGGCGTGATGCTGGGCGCCGGCAGCTCGGTGCTGGGCAATATCCGCGTCGGCGATTGCGCCAAGGTCGGCGCCGGCAGCGTGGTGCTGGAGGACGTGCCGCCGCACGCCACCGTGGCCGGCGTGCCGGCGCGGGTCGTCGCGCAGGCCTGTCCCGGCACGCCGGCGCTGGACATGGATCAGCGGGTTTGA
- a CDS encoding MDR family MFS transporter, with product MNTPSTPAGLAAALDFRQRLMAMLGLCCVLIMVALDQTVVGTAMPTVVADLRGFALYAWVGTAYLLTSVITVPIFGKLGDDHGRKPFVLTAIVLFTAASALCGLAQDMPQLVLARALQGVGGGMLVATTFASVPDLFPHTRERLRWQVMLSASFGLANAVGPSLGGFLTEYFGWRWVFYVNLPVGAVSLWFVWRYLPVIRHAQRPSSRLDWQGAMLIALFLGSLQLAVEWLPQGKPAPLLAALAALSLAALLGLIWWEKRSPNPLLPPSMLTHRGLAPLFGLSLLMGFGMFAVMYYAPLMFQAGFGLSPNQAGILVTPLVVCITIGSMLNGRIVQRLRHPTRLLALGLLMFALTAALLSRATPATAHALIIADMVVGGLGLGLLMPNLTIFVQQLAPRQQLGVSTAMLQSTRMIGGMLGTAVMGAVVSHHFQRGVAALVAGDARGGDWLRWLADPQTLLNAASLAQFRAAAAAAHPDALLAATRLRLVDAIHFSQWLVAAVLLLGLWLVRKVPAIQLTAAPEPRHD from the coding sequence ATGAATACGCCCTCTACACCCGCCGGCCTCGCCGCCGCGCTGGATTTCCGCCAACGGCTGATGGCCATGCTGGGCCTGTGCTGCGTGCTGATCATGGTGGCGCTGGACCAGACCGTGGTCGGCACCGCGATGCCGACGGTGGTGGCCGACCTGCGCGGCTTCGCGCTGTACGCCTGGGTCGGCACCGCCTATCTGCTGACCTCGGTGATCACCGTGCCCATCTTCGGCAAGCTAGGCGACGACCACGGCCGCAAGCCGTTCGTGCTGACCGCCATCGTGCTGTTCACCGCCGCCTCCGCCTTGTGCGGCCTGGCGCAGGACATGCCGCAGCTGGTGCTGGCGCGCGCGCTGCAGGGCGTCGGGGGCGGCATGCTGGTGGCCACCACCTTCGCCAGCGTGCCCGATCTGTTCCCGCATACCCGCGAGCGGCTGCGCTGGCAGGTGATGCTGTCGGCCTCCTTCGGCCTCGCCAATGCCGTCGGCCCGTCGCTGGGCGGCTTCCTGACCGAGTATTTCGGCTGGCGCTGGGTGTTCTACGTCAATCTGCCGGTCGGCGCGGTCAGCCTGTGGTTCGTCTGGCGCTATCTGCCGGTGATCCGCCACGCCCAGCGGCCGTCGTCGCGGCTGGACTGGCAGGGCGCGATGCTGATCGCGCTCTTCCTCGGTTCGCTGCAACTGGCGGTGGAATGGCTGCCGCAAGGCAAGCCGGCGCCGCTGCTGGCCGCCTTGGCCGCGCTGTCGCTGGCCGCCTTGCTGGGCCTGATCTGGTGGGAAAAGCGCAGCCCCAATCCGCTGCTGCCGCCCAGCATGCTGACCCACCGCGGCCTGGCGCCGCTGTTCGGCCTGTCCTTGCTGATGGGCTTCGGCATGTTCGCCGTGATGTACTACGCGCCGCTGATGTTCCAGGCCGGCTTCGGCCTGTCGCCGAACCAGGCCGGCATTCTGGTGACGCCGCTGGTGGTGTGCATCACCATAGGCAGCATGCTGAACGGCCGCATCGTGCAGCGGCTGCGCCATCCGACCCGGCTGCTGGCGCTGGGTCTGCTGATGTTCGCGCTGACCGCGGCGCTGCTGAGCCGGGCGACGCCGGCCACCGCCCACGCGCTGATCATCGCCGACATGGTGGTGGGCGGGCTGGGCCTGGGCCTGTTGATGCCCAATCTGACCATCTTCGTGCAGCAACTGGCGCCGCGGCAGCAGCTGGGCGTCTCCACCGCGATGCTGCAATCGACGCGGATGATAGGGGGCATGCTGGGCACCGCGGTGATGGGCGCCGTGGTCAGCCACCACTTCCAGCGCGGCGTGGCCGCGCTGGTGGCCGGCGATGCGCGCGGCGGAGACTGGCTGCGCTGGCTGGCCGATCCGCAGACGCTGCTGAACGCCGCCTCGCTGGCCCAATTCCGCGCGGCGGCGGCGGCAGCCCACCCCGACGCGCTGCTGGCCGCCACCCGGCTGCGGCTGGTCGACGCCATACATTTCAGCCAGTGGCTGGTCGCGGCCGTGCTGTTGCTCGGCCTGTGGCTGGTGCGCAAGGTGCCGGCGATCCAGCTGACCGCCGCGCCGGAGCCGCGACATGACTGA